A region of Maridesulfovibrio sp. DNA encodes the following proteins:
- a CDS encoding cytochrome c3 family protein, producing the protein MIKKTSVAFGAIILLFAMGIFLAPNALRAQDKAEKEKSVAQIDMEQHKTKQFTIDIIDDVVFGKLPVKSYHKKVHQNGANCELCHGVKAPTAPPDTRNCANCHGTPEDVAKRTEKLEPNPHKSPHWATELPCDTCHREHGKSEFYCKNCHHFDYQVP; encoded by the coding sequence ATGATAAAAAAAACATCTGTCGCCTTCGGGGCGATTATACTTCTGTTTGCAATGGGAATTTTCCTTGCGCCCAACGCATTACGCGCACAGGATAAAGCTGAAAAAGAAAAAAGTGTTGCCCAAATTGATATGGAGCAGCACAAGACCAAGCAGTTCACCATCGACATTATTGACGATGTCGTCTTCGGCAAACTTCCGGTCAAAAGCTACCACAAAAAGGTTCACCAGAACGGTGCCAACTGCGAACTTTGCCACGGTGTAAAAGCACCCACCGCACCGCCGGATACCCGTAATTGCGCCAACTGCCACGGCACTCCCGAAGATGTTGCCAAACGCACTGAAAAACTTGAACCCAATCCGCATAAATCCCCGCACTGGGCCACGGAACTCCCCTGTGACACCTGTCATAGAGAGCACGGTAAATCTGA